The Mechercharimyces sp. CAU 1602 genome includes a region encoding these proteins:
- the nuoK gene encoding NADH-quinone oxidoreductase subunit NuoK, protein MILSSYLSLGAILFSIGLFGVLTKRNPIIVLISIELMLNAANLNLVAFSRWGVSANATGQIFSLFSITVAAAEVAVGLAIVIALFRNRHVREVDRINKLKG, encoded by the coding sequence GTGATTTTATCTTCTTATCTTTCTTTGGGAGCAATTTTATTTTCGATTGGTTTGTTCGGTGTGTTGACAAAACGGAATCCCATTATCGTTTTAATTTCGATTGAATTAATGTTAAATGCAGCTAATCTTAATTTGGTCGCATTCTCTAGATGGGGGGTGTCTGCCAATGCGACAGGGCAGATCTTTTCTCTCTTTTCTATCACAGTAGCAGCCGCAGAGGTAGCTGTAGGATTGGCGATTGTGATTGCTCTCTTTCGTAATCGGCACGTACGTGAAGTGGATCGTATCAACAAATTGAAAGGGTAG
- the nuoI gene encoding NADH-quinone oxidoreductase subunit NuoI, whose protein sequence is MFGMLKGMGITLKNMTKPKVTYQYPAQPLHMPERFRGIQYFEPEMCIVCNQCVRVCPTECISLTGRKHPDPGKKGKIIETYDINFEICILCDLCTEVCPTEAIVMTTNYELATYSRDELFKDMNWLHDNDTNIRGGTLADDSSD, encoded by the coding sequence ATGTTTGGCATGCTAAAAGGAATGGGCATTACGCTGAAAAACATGACGAAACCGAAGGTGACATATCAATATCCCGCTCAGCCACTGCATATGCCGGAACGTTTTCGTGGGATTCAATACTTTGAGCCGGAGATGTGTATCGTGTGTAATCAATGTGTACGTGTGTGTCCAACGGAATGCATATCGCTTACTGGACGCAAGCATCCTGACCCAGGGAAGAAAGGGAAAATAATCGAAACATATGATATAAATTTTGAAATTTGTATTTTATGCGATTTGTGTACGGAGGTTTGTCCGACGGAGGCGATTGTGATGACCACCAATTATGAATTAGCCACTTATAGTCGGGACGAATTATTTAAAGATATGAATTGGCTACATGATAACGATACCAACATAAGAGGAGGCACCTTAGCAGATGACAGCAGCGATTAG
- a CDS encoding NADH-quinone oxidoreductase subunit B family protein, whose product MGVKEDGLLLPEQQELERNVLTTTLDRVKGWARSQSMWPLTFGLACCAIEMMGTGGAHYDLDRFGVIFRASPRQSDVMIVSGTVTKKMAPLLRRLYDQMPEPKWVIAMGSCATAGGPYVKSYAVVKGVDQVVPVDVYIPGCPPNPAALIYGIHKLKEKIQYEAKTGKQVT is encoded by the coding sequence ATGGGAGTAAAAGAGGATGGATTACTGTTACCAGAGCAACAGGAATTAGAACGGAATGTGCTTACGACCACGCTAGATCGGGTAAAGGGGTGGGCACGTAGCCAGTCGATGTGGCCGCTTACATTCGGTCTCGCTTGTTGTGCAATTGAAATGATGGGTACAGGAGGAGCACATTACGATCTCGATCGTTTTGGTGTTATTTTTCGGGCTTCTCCGCGGCAGTCTGATGTGATGATCGTGTCAGGAACGGTGACGAAAAAAATGGCGCCGTTGCTCAGGAGATTATATGATCAGATGCCAGAGCCGAAATGGGTGATTGCAATGGGTTCTTGTGCTACAGCAGGAGGACCATATGTAAAGTCGTATGCGGTGGTCAAAGGGGTGGATCAAGTCGTACCTGTCGATGTATACATTCCAGGTTGTCCGCCTAATCCAGCTGCCTTGATATATGGTATTCACAAATTAAAAGAGAAAATTCAGTACGAAGCGAAGACAGGGAAGCAGGTGACATAA
- a CDS encoding F0F1 ATP synthase subunit epsilon, which produces MSTMQLDIVTPERKVYSEQVEMVSTRAAEGDIGILPNHIPLVSPLDITIVRIKKSGQELQIAISGGFLEVRPDKVTILAETAELPSEIDVDRAERAKVRAEQRLVNKQDDVDFRRAEMAMQRAINRLNISGRR; this is translated from the coding sequence GTGAGTACCATGCAGCTTGATATTGTGACACCCGAACGGAAAGTATACTCTGAGCAGGTGGAAATGGTATCTACGCGTGCGGCAGAAGGAGATATTGGGATTCTTCCTAATCACATCCCTCTTGTCAGCCCCTTAGATATCACCATCGTGCGCATCAAAAAGAGTGGCCAAGAGCTACAGATTGCGATTAGTGGCGGGTTTCTCGAAGTGCGTCCTGATAAAGTGACCATCTTGGCAGAAACCGCTGAACTACCAAGTGAGATTGATGTGGATCGTGCTGAACGTGCAAAAGTGCGTGCAGAACAACGCCTTGTCAATAAACAGGATGATGTCGATTTTCGTCGTGCTGAGATGGCAATGCAGCGTGCGATCAATCGTCTCAATATCTCTGGTCGTCGCTAA
- the nuoL gene encoding NADH-quinone oxidoreductase subunit L encodes MQLAWLIPVFPFIAFLLLLGGRSTLRQNWASGIGVTSIAISLLLSIYTFYDLWQQGGAWLKSWTWLTVEERTLSVGIFVDELNALMVVLVSLISLLVYIYARSYMENDDRFTTFYAYLTLFSASMLALVLSPSLIQMYLFWELVGLGSFLLIGFWYQKASAKRAAQKAFLITRVGDIGFFIALLLLFWQVGSLDISVIIQAVEAEEGAPLWIMMAGIFLFIGAMGKSGQFPLHTWLPDAMEGPTPVSALIHAATMVAAGVYLVARIYPLFLASTTLLNFIVFVGIITALFAASVALVETDVKRILAFSTVSQLGFMMVALGSMGYVAGIFHLLTHATFKALLFLVAGGMILLYRKQELGEISGLRQKNKHLASLLVIGCLVMAGMPPFSGFFSKEEILAAVFVEGHSEVFLLAWLASLLTVLYLFRLTFRVLRGQAKGVRSRDLRASLRWPMYVLAGLALGLGIIQYPSSLLQEWLLQAGDQGVHSSLSLWLQLLWVLLLIITIAFAFFLYGRVATSRQQPSVVRATFQRIVRQQYGMDMLIDRGVVGVVIGLGWFLERVDRYVIRGSAQVAFSTVQRVARWGTALQTGQVQGYLLLSLVALVILFFSLVGGEWMDWS; translated from the coding sequence ATGCAGTTAGCGTGGTTAATTCCTGTTTTTCCTTTCATAGCGTTTCTACTTCTGCTTGGTGGAAGGTCGACGCTTCGCCAGAATTGGGCGAGTGGGATTGGGGTAACAAGTATTGCAATCTCCCTGCTCTTATCCATCTATACGTTTTATGATTTGTGGCAACAAGGAGGTGCTTGGCTGAAATCTTGGACATGGTTGACGGTAGAGGAACGCACACTCTCTGTTGGAATCTTTGTGGATGAGTTAAATGCATTGATGGTGGTATTGGTCAGTTTGATCAGTTTATTGGTTTACATCTATGCACGCTCCTATATGGAAAATGACGATCGTTTCACCACTTTTTATGCATATTTAACACTCTTTAGTGCTAGCATGTTGGCGCTTGTTCTTTCTCCTAGTCTCATTCAGATGTATCTATTTTGGGAGCTGGTGGGCTTAGGTTCCTTCCTTTTAATCGGTTTTTGGTACCAAAAAGCGAGTGCGAAGCGTGCGGCCCAGAAAGCATTTCTCATTACAAGGGTGGGGGACATCGGCTTCTTTATCGCTCTTCTGCTTCTGTTCTGGCAGGTGGGAAGTCTCGATATTTCGGTGATCATCCAGGCGGTAGAAGCAGAAGAGGGTGCCCCGCTTTGGATCATGATGGCAGGAATCTTTCTTTTTATAGGTGCGATGGGCAAGTCAGGGCAGTTTCCTCTTCATACGTGGCTACCCGATGCCATGGAAGGCCCTACCCCTGTCAGCGCTTTAATCCATGCGGCAACGATGGTGGCGGCTGGGGTTTATTTGGTGGCGCGCATCTATCCACTTTTTCTTGCTTCGACGACGCTGTTAAACTTTATCGTATTTGTAGGGATAATAACAGCCCTCTTTGCGGCTTCAGTCGCCTTAGTAGAAACGGATGTGAAACGTATTCTCGCCTTTTCCACAGTGAGTCAACTCGGGTTTATGATGGTAGCACTCGGGTCGATGGGTTATGTTGCGGGGATCTTTCATCTGTTGACCCATGCGACATTTAAGGCTTTACTCTTTCTTGTTGCCGGAGGAATGATACTACTCTATAGGAAACAAGAGTTGGGTGAAATTAGTGGTTTGCGACAAAAAAATAAACACTTAGCATCGCTACTGGTGATTGGTTGTCTGGTTATGGCTGGGATGCCGCCGTTTTCTGGTTTTTTCTCCAAAGAAGAAATTTTGGCAGCTGTGTTTGTGGAGGGGCACAGTGAAGTGTTTTTGCTAGCATGGTTGGCATCGCTACTTACCGTCTTATATCTTTTTCGTCTCACCTTCAGGGTGCTCAGGGGTCAGGCGAAAGGAGTGCGCTCTCGTGATCTGCGTGCCAGTTTACGTTGGCCGATGTATGTCTTAGCAGGATTGGCGCTTGGATTGGGAATCATTCAGTATCCCAGCTCTCTATTACAGGAGTGGTTATTACAGGCGGGAGACCAGGGCGTACATAGCTCTTTGTCACTATGGTTACAACTTTTATGGGTGCTTCTACTGATCATAACGATCGCCTTCGCTTTTTTCTTGTATGGACGGGTAGCCACCTCAAGACAGCAGCCGAGTGTTGTCCGTGCTACATTCCAGCGGATAGTGCGACAACAGTATGGAATGGATATGTTGATCGATCGCGGTGTAGTAGGGGTGGTCATCGGACTGGGCTGGTTCCTAGAACGGGTGGACCGCTATGTGATTCGGGGTAGTGCACAAGTGGCATTCTCCACTGTGCAAAGAGTGGCTCGCTGGGGAACGGCTTTACAAACGGGACAGGTACAAGGGTATCTGCTTCTTAGCCTGGTAGCATTGGTAATTTTGTTCTTTAGTTTAGTGGGAGGAGAGTGGATGGATTGGAGTTAA
- the nuoH gene encoding NADH-quinone oxidoreductase subunit NuoH has protein sequence MIWVGPVALLLLVLGFVTMAILFERKVIGWIQSRIGPNQVGPWGLLQTVADVLKLLIKEDIIPRQADEALFKWAPALAFMPAFVVIAVIPFTDALVFADVGVGLLFYLALSSLTTIAIVVGGYASNNKYALLGSMRTAAQMISYEVPLVMALVGVVLTVGSLNLIEIVEAQTKVWLIIPQFLAFVIFYISSLAELNRTPFDLPEAESELVGGYHVEYSGFRFAFFMLTEYVYVFVMASLTTILFLGGWLPLFGLTMIPALVWFILKFSLVVFSLIWIRATLPRMRVDQLMQLGWKVLLPLALFNLFASALLKEVPVLGTYF, from the coding sequence ATGATATGGGTAGGTCCTGTCGCCTTACTCTTGCTCGTCTTAGGATTTGTCACGATGGCAATTTTGTTTGAGCGCAAAGTGATCGGCTGGATCCAAAGCCGTATTGGTCCTAATCAGGTAGGGCCTTGGGGGTTGCTACAGACGGTTGCCGATGTACTCAAATTGTTAATCAAAGAGGATATTATTCCACGTCAAGCAGATGAAGCACTATTTAAGTGGGCACCCGCGCTTGCATTTATGCCAGCTTTTGTTGTGATAGCTGTGATTCCCTTTACGGATGCGCTCGTTTTTGCCGATGTGGGTGTTGGTCTCCTCTTCTATCTTGCGCTCTCCAGCTTGACCACAATTGCGATAGTGGTAGGTGGTTACGCTTCTAATAATAAGTATGCGCTCTTAGGTTCTATGAGGACGGCAGCACAGATGATTAGCTATGAGGTTCCGTTAGTGATGGCACTTGTCGGTGTGGTGTTAACAGTGGGTAGTCTCAATCTGATTGAGATTGTAGAAGCACAAACCAAAGTATGGCTGATTATTCCTCAATTTTTAGCCTTTGTCATCTTTTATATCTCTTCCTTGGCAGAGTTGAACCGTACGCCTTTTGATCTTCCAGAAGCGGAGTCAGAGCTAGTGGGTGGGTATCATGTGGAGTACAGTGGTTTTCGGTTCGCTTTTTTCATGTTAACAGAATATGTATACGTGTTCGTGATGGCTTCTCTCACCACAATACTATTTTTGGGGGGGTGGTTGCCTCTCTTTGGTTTAACCATGATTCCAGCTTTGGTTTGGTTTATCCTCAAATTTTCACTTGTCGTCTTTAGTTTGATTTGGATTCGTGCCACGTTACCACGAATGCGGGTCGATCAGTTGATGCAATTGGGTTGGAAGGTATTATTACCTCTTGCTCTGTTCAACTTATTTGCTTCAGCCTTACTAAAAGAAGTTCCAGTGCTGGGTACCTACTTTTAA
- a CDS encoding NADH-quinone oxidoreductase subunit D, whose product MLRTEEMLLNVGPQHPSTHGVFRLVLKIDGEIIREATPVIGYLHRGTEKLAEELNYTQIIPYTDRMDYVSGMTNNYALVQAVETMMETNVPERAEYLRVIAMELNRIASHLVWFGTYLLDIGAMSPFLFAFREREKILDLFNELCGARITFNYMRVGGVKWDASPIWLKKVEQLVVDMEHHVDEYEALITGNEIFQGRTQGIGVYDAKTAIQYGLTGSNLRVTGVKWDLRKDEPYSIYDRFQFDIPVGETSDLFAKYVCRMGEMRQSLRILAQALQQIPSGPIMAKVPRLIRLPEGEVYTRLESPRGELGCYLVTKGKGDKPWRCKFRRPSFNNLQILPHLLEGENMANLVAILGGIDIVLGEVDC is encoded by the coding sequence ATGTTGCGCACAGAAGAGATGCTACTTAATGTAGGACCACAACACCCCAGTACACATGGTGTCTTTCGACTCGTACTAAAAATTGATGGAGAGATCATTCGCGAAGCGACGCCAGTCATTGGGTATTTGCACCGTGGGACAGAAAAGCTGGCGGAGGAATTAAATTATACACAAATTATTCCCTATACGGATCGGATGGACTATGTATCAGGGATGACCAATAATTATGCCCTGGTACAAGCGGTGGAGACGATGATGGAGACGAATGTGCCAGAGCGAGCGGAGTATTTGCGCGTGATAGCGATGGAATTAAATCGCATCGCCAGCCATCTTGTTTGGTTTGGCACGTACTTATTAGATATTGGAGCGATGAGCCCATTTCTGTTTGCCTTTCGGGAACGAGAAAAAATTTTGGATCTTTTTAATGAATTATGTGGAGCGCGTATTACCTTCAATTATATGCGGGTGGGTGGAGTAAAGTGGGATGCCTCACCTATCTGGCTTAAAAAAGTAGAGCAATTAGTTGTAGATATGGAGCACCATGTGGACGAATATGAAGCCTTGATAACAGGAAATGAAATCTTTCAGGGACGGACCCAGGGTATAGGCGTCTATGATGCCAAAACAGCTATTCAATATGGATTGACTGGTAGTAATTTGCGTGTGACTGGAGTGAAGTGGGACCTCCGTAAAGATGAGCCTTACTCTATATACGATCGTTTTCAATTTGATATTCCGGTGGGGGAGACATCGGATCTGTTTGCTAAGTATGTATGTCGAATGGGTGAGATGCGTCAGTCCCTTCGCATTCTAGCTCAAGCTTTGCAACAGATTCCCTCAGGACCGATCATGGCTAAAGTGCCTCGCCTTATTCGTTTGCCTGAAGGGGAGGTTTATACGCGTTTGGAATCACCGCGGGGAGAGTTAGGGTGTTATTTGGTTACGAAAGGAAAGGGGGATAAGCCATGGCGTTGTAAATTCCGTCGCCCTTCATTTAATAACTTGCAAATACTGCCCCATTTACTAGAAGGGGAAAACATGGCTAATCTCGTTGCCATCCTAGGCGGAATTGATATCGTACTGGGGGAGGTGGATTGTTGA
- a CDS encoding MFS transporter, producing MSTVSQVFYIETIGMNAFQLVLVGMTLELSCFIFEIPTGIVADRTSRKRSIVIGLSLMGMGFLLEGLWPFFYSVLVAQLIWGLGITFISGADDAWIADEWQKEHLSSVYLRGAQVAQGGALIGIGISIMLAQLSYALPIILSGISFLILAMFLTACMPEQHFHPLANHGLTSWNKWVGIAIAGFKYIRKSYMLWVALFVALLQGLYSEGFDRLWTLHFLQQFTLPEIGSLDPVVWFGILNGGAMVLNIIVVEWIRRRVEKSGNLEYVWILALINLFLMAAIVFFAFTSHFMLAIMTYWLVFILRGTNAPLFRAWINSQIKSSQVRATVMSTVGQVDALGQIGGGPILGWIALKSSVGLSIMSSSVILAPVVLLYVLIGINNGRK from the coding sequence ATGTCCACTGTAAGTCAGGTTTTCTATATCGAAACCATTGGCATGAATGCTTTTCAGTTGGTATTAGTAGGAATGACATTGGAATTAAGTTGTTTTATCTTTGAAATCCCTACAGGGATAGTAGCTGATCGAACGAGTCGTAAACGCTCCATTGTGATCGGACTCTCTTTGATGGGAATGGGTTTTCTCCTCGAAGGGTTATGGCCGTTCTTTTACTCTGTTCTTGTAGCGCAGTTGATTTGGGGATTGGGGATTACGTTTATTAGTGGGGCAGATGATGCTTGGATCGCGGATGAATGGCAGAAAGAGCATCTATCGTCCGTTTACTTACGGGGAGCACAAGTGGCACAAGGAGGAGCATTAATCGGAATTGGTATAAGCATTATGTTAGCTCAATTAAGCTATGCTCTTCCTATAATTTTAAGTGGTATCAGTTTTCTTATTTTAGCAATGTTTCTAACGGCATGTATGCCGGAGCAGCACTTTCATCCGCTGGCAAACCATGGGTTGACTAGTTGGAACAAGTGGGTGGGGATAGCTATTGCCGGCTTTAAATATATTAGGAAAAGTTATATGTTATGGGTGGCGCTATTCGTTGCCCTGTTACAGGGGCTTTATTCCGAAGGATTTGATCGATTATGGACACTTCACTTTTTGCAGCAGTTTACTCTACCAGAGATTGGATCACTTGATCCAGTCGTATGGTTTGGAATTTTAAATGGTGGAGCGATGGTACTCAATATCATAGTAGTCGAATGGATACGTAGGAGGGTTGAAAAAAGCGGCAATTTAGAGTATGTTTGGATATTGGCGCTTATTAACCTGTTTTTAATGGCAGCAATCGTCTTTTTTGCTTTCACCAGCCACTTTATGCTCGCCATTATGACTTACTGGCTGGTTTTTATCCTTCGTGGTACCAATGCCCCTCTCTTTCGTGCTTGGATAAACTCTCAAATTAAAAGTAGTCAGGTACGGGCTACCGTGATGTCCACTGTGGGTCAAGTAGATGCTCTCGGACAGATTGGTGGGGGACCGATATTGGGATGGATTGCGCTAAAATCGTCAGTGGGGCTTAGTATTATGAGTAGTAGTGTGATATTAGCTCCGGTAGTGCTTTTGTACGTACTGATAGGGATCAATAATGGGAGAAAGTGA
- the atpD gene encoding F0F1 ATP synthase subunit beta: MSKGRVIQVMGPVVDIEFERGHLPEIYNAITIHQPASASGGQELNLTVETALHLGDNAVRCVAMSSTDGLIRGAEATDSGKPISVPTGRSTLGRVFNVLGEPIDEQGEVKGEKVEPIHRAAPSYEDLSTAEEMLETGIKVVDLLAPYAKGGKIGLFGGAGVGKTVLIQELINNIAQEHGGLSVFAGVGERTREGNDLYMEMKDSGVIEKTTMVFGQMNEPPGARLRVALTGLTMAEHFRDEEGQDVLLFVDNIFRFTQAGSEVSALLGRMPSAVGYQPTLATEMGQLQERITSTKKGSVTSIQAIYVPADDYTDPAPATTFAHLDATTNLDRGLTQKGIYPAVDPLASTSRILSPAVVGQDHYEVARGVQEVLQRYKELQDIIAILGMDELSDEDKLVVGRARRIEKFLSQPFHVAEQFTNMPGKYVSVKDTVRSFKEILEGKHDNLPEDAFYMVGSIDDAIEKAKQLV; encoded by the coding sequence ATGAGCAAAGGACGCGTCATTCAGGTTATGGGTCCCGTTGTCGATATTGAATTCGAACGCGGACATCTTCCTGAAATTTATAATGCGATTACCATTCATCAACCAGCGTCCGCTAGCGGCGGACAGGAATTAAACTTGACGGTAGAAACAGCGCTACACTTAGGCGACAATGCAGTTCGTTGTGTTGCGATGTCATCTACTGATGGATTGATTCGCGGTGCGGAAGCGACCGATAGCGGAAAGCCGATTTCCGTTCCAACCGGTCGTTCCACCCTAGGACGGGTATTTAACGTTTTGGGTGAACCGATTGATGAACAAGGAGAAGTAAAAGGAGAGAAGGTAGAGCCGATTCATCGTGCTGCTCCTTCATACGAAGATTTATCTACAGCAGAAGAGATGCTGGAAACGGGAATTAAAGTTGTTGACTTGCTTGCACCATATGCTAAAGGCGGTAAGATCGGTCTGTTTGGTGGTGCGGGTGTAGGGAAAACGGTTTTGATTCAGGAATTGATTAACAACATCGCGCAAGAACATGGCGGGTTGTCCGTCTTTGCAGGTGTGGGTGAGCGTACCCGTGAAGGGAACGACCTCTACATGGAGATGAAAGATTCCGGTGTTATCGAAAAAACCACGATGGTGTTTGGTCAGATGAACGAACCACCAGGTGCGCGTCTCCGTGTAGCGCTTACAGGTTTAACGATGGCTGAGCATTTCCGTGACGAAGAAGGACAAGACGTGCTTCTGTTTGTTGACAACATTTTCCGCTTCACCCAAGCGGGTTCAGAAGTATCGGCACTTTTGGGTCGGATGCCTTCTGCGGTAGGTTATCAGCCAACTTTGGCAACGGAAATGGGTCAATTGCAAGAACGAATCACTTCGACCAAGAAAGGTTCGGTTACCTCTATCCAGGCCATTTATGTGCCTGCGGATGATTATACCGATCCAGCGCCGGCGACCACCTTCGCCCACTTGGATGCGACCACCAACTTGGATCGTGGCTTAACACAAAAAGGGATTTACCCAGCGGTAGATCCATTGGCTTCAACCTCTCGTATCTTGTCCCCGGCTGTTGTGGGTCAAGACCATTATGAAGTAGCGCGTGGGGTACAGGAAGTACTACAACGCTATAAAGAGTTACAAGATATTATTGCGATCTTGGGCATGGATGAATTGTCCGATGAGGATAAACTGGTTGTAGGTCGCGCACGTCGTATCGAGAAGTTCCTTTCGCAGCCGTTCCACGTGGCGGAGCAATTTACCAACATGCCTGGTAAATATGTATCTGTAAAAGATACGGTACGTAGCTTTAAAGAAATTCTCGAAGGAAAGCATGACAACTTGCCTGAAGACGCGTTCTACATGGTAGGAAGCATCGATGATGCAATCGAGAAAGCGAAACAGCTGGTATAA
- a CDS encoding NADH-quinone oxidoreductase subunit J, protein MTAAISMEGIAFFFLSTMVIGGAVFMIHFTKVVHMALALSFTFLGIAGLYALLQAPFLAVIQVLVYAGAVTILILFGIMLTGSSTTAPSERSWHPVISFIGVASLLVLLLGVIYQTPLSREKEVDSVTAADLGELTLTQYVIAFEAVSLLLLVALVGAILLARKEGGSS, encoded by the coding sequence ATGACAGCAGCGATTAGTATGGAAGGGATTGCGTTTTTTTTCCTCTCAACGATGGTCATCGGCGGTGCCGTCTTTATGATTCACTTTACGAAAGTCGTGCACATGGCGTTAGCGCTATCTTTTACCTTCCTCGGTATAGCGGGGCTATATGCGCTTTTACAAGCACCTTTCCTAGCGGTAATCCAGGTGCTCGTCTATGCTGGCGCTGTAACGATACTGATCTTATTTGGAATTATGCTGACTGGATCGTCCACAACAGCTCCATCTGAGCGCTCATGGCATCCAGTTATCTCGTTTATCGGGGTAGCATCGTTACTTGTATTACTGCTGGGAGTGATTTATCAAACTCCGCTTTCACGAGAGAAGGAAGTGGATTCAGTCACTGCGGCGGATCTTGGAGAGCTTACCTTAACGCAGTATGTGATCGCATTTGAGGCAGTATCTTTGCTATTACTTGTTGCGTTGGTAGGGGCGATTCTATTAGCGCGGAAAGAGGGGGGGAGCTCGTAA
- the ndhC gene encoding NADH-quinone oxidoreductase subunit A: MIAYFIFIGVALPVIAFTLSRWLRPDFPSEEKRITYESGAEPVGDSWIQFNVRYYLFALLFVIFEVEAAFLYPWATAYDTLRDEIGLFVLFEMGLFLFMLIVGLLYAWKKKVFEWE; this comes from the coding sequence ATGATCGCTTACTTTATTTTTATCGGTGTGGCACTGCCTGTCATCGCCTTTACTCTCTCTCGCTGGCTTAGACCTGATTTTCCTTCGGAAGAGAAGAGGATCACGTATGAGAGCGGGGCTGAACCGGTAGGAGATAGTTGGATCCAGTTTAATGTACGTTATTATCTGTTTGCGCTCTTGTTTGTAATTTTTGAAGTGGAAGCCGCTTTTCTTTATCCCTGGGCGACAGCGTATGATACTCTTCGAGATGAAATCGGACTCTTTGTTCTCTTTGAGATGGGGCTCTTTTTATTCATGTTGATTGTAGGGCTTCTCTATGCTTGGAAAAAGAAGGTGTTTGAATGGGAGTAA
- a CDS encoding NADH-quinone oxidoreductase subunit C — MSEKQQPKQSSAPRLDKRHRRVEEAENNGEESKQTERAKELAQGRGKVIEKKERPASRAKKETEPPPPSPKQPLLEEWVATISAELGEDVIQEAYINQRNNHLLTWVVPPSKWRGVASFLRDDPSFSFDYLRHFAGLDQGEYLEVVVHLHSFIHKHDLCIHVPTPKEEATVPSVTDIWAGADWNEREAYDLLGISFTGHPNLRRILLPDDWTGHPLRKDYEPYDEGI; from the coding sequence ATGAGTGAAAAACAGCAACCCAAACAATCCTCTGCACCAAGACTGGATAAGCGGCACAGGAGAGTAGAGGAGGCTGAGAACAATGGTGAGGAATCGAAGCAGACAGAGCGAGCTAAAGAGCTAGCGCAAGGAAGAGGGAAGGTTATCGAGAAGAAAGAGCGACCAGCCTCACGCGCGAAAAAAGAAACAGAGCCTCCTCCTCCTTCTCCAAAACAGCCACTATTGGAAGAGTGGGTAGCGACGATAAGTGCGGAGCTGGGTGAGGATGTGATCCAAGAGGCTTATATTAACCAACGGAATAATCATTTGCTCACCTGGGTTGTTCCCCCTTCAAAATGGAGAGGCGTAGCTTCTTTTTTACGTGATGATCCATCATTTTCCTTCGATTATTTACGCCATTTTGCAGGTCTGGATCAAGGAGAGTATTTAGAAGTAGTCGTTCATCTCCATTCTTTTATTCATAAACATGACCTCTGTATTCATGTTCCCACACCAAAAGAGGAGGCAACAGTGCCCTCTGTGACAGATATCTGGGCGGGAGCAGATTGGAACGAGCGGGAAGCATATGATTTACTTGGGATCTCCTTCACCGGTCATCCCAATTTACGTCGAATTTTGTTGCCGGACGACTGGACGGGTCACCCTCTTCGAAAAGATTATGAGCCATATGATGAAGGGATATAG